The Acidovorax sp. RAC01 genomic sequence CTAAATTTATAGCGAAATGATTCACGGCGCGCGGAACAACCGTGCGCGAAGCCGCTTCAATGGCTGCCGCAGGCATGCCCGCCACCGCCGCCACCCTCGCCCGCCATGGGCGCATCGCGGTCTGCGCCTGCCGCCGCCAGGCGCTCGGTGTACTGCGTCCACAGTGCATCCTGCTGCTGGCCCAGTTCGTACAGGTAGTCCCAGCTGAAGATACCGCTGTCGTGCCCGTCGGAAAACGTGGGCTTCACCGCGTAGTTGCCCACGGGCTCCAGGTTCACCAGCGTGACTTCGCGCTTGCCGGTCTGCAGCACTTCCTGACCGGGGCCGTGGCCCTGCACCTCGGCCGACGGCGAATACACGCGCATCAGCTCGAACGGAATCCGAAACGCCGCGCCGTCAGAAAACGCGACCTCCAGCACACGCGACTGGCCATGCACCGTGATCGACTCGGGGGTGGGCGCACCCGTTTTCAAACCTGCCATGGGGATCACCTATCAAACAGTTGCGAAATCAGCCCGCCATTGTCCCACCGCAGGGTTCGGTCAGCGGCCTGCGGGGGCTCAGCAATCGCTGGGGCCCGTGCGGCACGGGCCGGCATGGGGCCTGCGCCTGCGCGTTCAGCCCGGTTGCTGCGCCAGCGCCTCGCACAGGGCCGCTTCCAGCGCCGGCAGGCGGGCCATCTGCCGGGCTTCGTGCGCCAGATCGCGACCGCGCCGGGCAGCGGCCCAGACCGGTGCCGGAAAGTGGCTGTCGCCCTCGAACCGTGCAATCACATGCCAGTGCAGGTGCGGGACCATGATGCCCAGCGCCGCCAGGTTGATCTTCGTCGGAGCCAGGTGCGTGCGCAGCACTTGCTCGACACACGCCACGGCCTCCATGCAATGCGCCCGCTCGGCCGGAGACAGGTCGGAAAACTCCGCCACGTGGGCGTTCCAGATCACGCGGTAGAACGCCGGAAACCCCGCCTCATCGGCGCGGATGACACGCAGATGCGCGCCCCGCCAGATCAGCGTGCCGCCCTCGCCCTCGCACAGCACGCAACCGGGTACGGCATGCCCCATGGCTAGACGAGCACCCGCTCGATGCCGCCGTTGTTGGCACGCTGCACGTACTCGGGCATCCAGTTTTCACCCAGGATCTCGCGCGCCATCTCGACCACGATGTAGTCGGCTTCCAGCAGGCCGTTGTTCAGGTCATCCTGGTAGCGGTTCAGGCCTTGCAGGCAGCTGGGGCAGCTGGTCAGGATCTTGACGTTCTCCTGCGTGCCCACGGCACCGCTGGCCCGCAGTTGCGCCTCGCCCTTCCTGATCTCTTCTTCCTTGCGAAAGCGCACCTGCGTCGAGATGTCCGGCCGGGTCACGCCCAGCGTGCCCGACTCGCCGCAGCAGCGCTCGCTCTTCAAGACCTGCTCGCCCACCAGCGCCTTCACGGTCTTCATCGAATCCTGCAGCTTCATCGGGTTGTGGCAGGGCTCGTGGTACAGGTACGCGCCCTTGCCTTGCAGGGCAATGCCCTTTTCCAGCAGGTATTCGTGGATGTCGATGATGCGGCTGCCCGGGAAGATCTTGTCAAACTCGTAGCCCTGCAACTGGTCGTAGCAGGTGCCGCAGCTCACCACCACGGTCTTGATGTCGAGGTAGTTCAGCGTGTTGGCCACGCGGTGAAAGAGCACCCGGTTGTCGGTGATCATCTTCTCGGCCTTGTCGAACTGGCCGCTGCCGCGCTGGGGGTAGCCGCAGCACAGGTAGCCCGGCGGCAGCACGGTTTGCACACCGGCGTGCCACAGCATGGCCTGGGTGGCCAGGCCCACCTGGCTGAACAGGCGCTCCGACCCGCAGCCGGGGAAGTAAAACACCGCCTCGGTCTCGGCCGTGGTGGCCTGCGGGTTGCGGATGATCGGGACGTAGTCCTTGTCTTCGATATCGAGCAGCGCACGCGCCGTCTTCTTGGGCAGGCCGCCGGGCAGCTTCTTGTTGATGAAGTGGACCACCTGCTCCTTGATGGGCGCGGTGCCCACCGTGGCCGGTGGTTTGGCCGTCTGCTTGCGGCCCACCTTGCGCAGGATGTCCACCGCCATGCGCTGCGCCTTGAAACCCACACCCACCATGGCCGAACGCAGCAGCTTGATGGTGTCGGGGTTGGTGGCGTTGAGCATGGTCATTGCCAGCGCGTTGCCGGGGCGGAAGCTCTTCTTGCCCATCTTGCGCAGCAGGTTGCGCATGTTCATGGTCACGTCGCCGAAGTCGATCTTGACCGGGCATGGCGTGTAGCACTTGTGGCACACCGTGCAGTGGTCGGCCACGTCCTCAAACTCTTGCCAGTGCTTGATGGACACACCGCGGCGTGTCTGCTCCTCGTACAAAAACGCCTCGACCAGCAGCGAGGTCGCCAGGATCTTGTTGCGCGGGCTG encodes the following:
- a CDS encoding gamma-butyrobetaine hydroxylase-like domain-containing protein gives rise to the protein MAGLKTGAPTPESITVHGQSRVLEVAFSDGAAFRIPFELMRVYSPSAEVQGHGPGQEVLQTGKREVTLVNLEPVGNYAVKPTFSDGHDSGIFSWDYLYELGQQQDALWTQYTERLAAAGADRDAPMAGEGGGGGGHACGSH
- a CDS encoding HIT family protein translates to MGHAVPGCVLCEGEGGTLIWRGAHLRVIRADEAGFPAFYRVIWNAHVAEFSDLSPAERAHCMEAVACVEQVLRTHLAPTKINLAALGIMVPHLHWHVIARFEGDSHFPAPVWAAARRGRDLAHEARQMARLPALEAALCEALAQQPG